ttaaatatacaaaaaaattaaatcaatgaaacattaaaagtaggtacaaaaatattttgaaatttacatgtcatgtttttactttttgatgtacctactgttttttaaatattgtaatggtTTCTGCCAGCaagaaaaatgttgcaaaaaatcaaatatttttgtacgaGCGccatctctggtctggtgttcAAACTGCGTTCGGCATCGTTTATTTGCGAGCTACGCTGTATTAGATCCATGGAAAGGCGCTAGGTGGCAAGGGGTGCTCTTCTATATTATTGTTTCAttacactagatggcgttggCAGTTTTTcaacaaaacattatttattaatttccgtTCTTAAAGCGTtcagaataaaaatttacactGCTGTCTATTTTTTACTAGTTAATTATCTATGAAATAACGAAATTTGCTAAAATTAGCCTAAATGGTCTCCCTGTATCAGTTTGGAGGGTACGTAAGAGTCACAGAGTGCGGCGGCTGTTGCTGCTACAGATTCAATCTCCGCCTTCACGCCATGCGCCAACATAACTTCTAGATCACTTTTTATACGGGCACCTAAAGACAACATTTTAAACTTAAGCTATAGAAACATGTAATGTCATATCCGAACTCATAatctaaaatacatttttcggCCTAACTTCTTTATAGTTACAATTGACAGACTAAGTAGGTGACCCACGTGATCataaaaaaccatcgccttttaTCGGAGCAACTCTTCGCAGGCCTCGCACTATTGTCCTGTgtacctgaggcgtagatgttaagcctcatttgcctgtaattgcACCAGCTatcacgcctttcagaccggaacacagccatgctgcttggcggcagaaataagcatggcggtagttcttCTGCGGACACGCACTGTCACAAAACAGTACAGCTGAAAAACTCTCTCTCTTGAGAAAGATGAGAGTAACTCATGATGTGCTGATGGGATGAAATATCGACATTAATTGAAAATGTCTGAGAGGCAAGAAAACCACCACTCGATAACTCGAACCTGGCTAATGAAGcttgaaatggaaaaaaaaaaattactcctCCAGTTTCTTACCAACAGGTGTATTCAAATAAGGCCTTTTAATCAGGGATGTCAGTTTGCGTTTGTCTAGCTGAGTGAGACACAGTTGAGTCTCCTTAGGGGCAAGTGTCATGACGTCGTGGTGGCGAACACCGAGCAACAGTAAACTGCTACACGCCAATGAATCCGACAAGTGCGATTGTGCCtgaatatttgaaatttaatcgtaaatatatacttagtaTGGTACTCTAAAAGccacaatttaataaattaatatgtatgGGGCAACCTAAAATCTGGAAAAGATCAGACTTGGATAACCTATTAAATGTATTATACTgttactagctgtggcccgcgttcttcgtccgcgttttgcTACAAATTCCatgggaaccgttagtttttccgggataaagagtagcctttgttactctccgtccattCAAATAAcactgtgccaaaaatcaagttgttgGTTTGTTAGTAAAAGCGTGAAggaagaacaaaaaaataaaaaataaaaacatacactTAGGGTTTAGAGAGTCTAGGTTTGGGGCTGTAAACAACAACAACATGTGTTTACAGTCCCAGACCTTGACATCTAGATAGATGAAAAACGATTCCTAACAATTCAATAAAATCCAGATCCAGCGCTATTTGAAGTTTGAAACTTCGGCTTAGGTTACAAGACAAGGAATTAGAAACTAATCTTTCTAATTCCTTGTTTTGACACTTGTCTGATACTTTTGATCACCTGTGACCAGCAGTGGAGCCTTAATAGAGTGCGGATGGTAAAGCTGGGCCCTGTTGCACTACGAAAGTATGATGCCCATGTCAAAATTGCATCAATCACTCTGTGTGAACTCGCCGACGTAGACAATGTATTGTCATCATTCATGCTAGAACTATTTAAGTTTGACGCCACAAATCGCACGCAGGAGTGTTTTACGACTCCCGAACCGAATATGGGCCCTAAGCTGACAAGTATATGAAAGTATTTAAGGCTGACAGGTAAATAGTAAGCAAGGAGACATAGAATGCTTACCAGAGAACCGTATTTATATGTCAGGAAGATCTCGTATCCGTGTGGATCGGCGTCCACTAACGCAAGAGCTTTCAACCGCAATTCCTTTACCAATCGGCACAGGATCTGACGTGTGCATACATCAGGGTAGCCTTTACCCTAAAACGTACCAATTTAAACTAAGCACATTCTATTACAAATGCAGATGCTTTTTATGCTTGAAATGTTATTCAGAGGCaggaatttgaaatttaatagaaaattaatttaccGTTAAAATAATCACTGGCCCCAATCGAGTCAACGCTCCTTCATCTAACAATTTTTGAAAGATAGCGTCTTTCTCCACCACCAATATGTATTTAGCAGTAGATTTAAACTCGTTGATTCCCTTTATATCTTGTGGTATCAATGTACCTACAACAAATAATGATTTCCTATCCTGATTATCCCAATTAGGAAAACACAGTGTTTTCTGGAAATGATTCTGTATTTTATCATACCTCCCGACATCATACAGTCAACAACGGTTCCATCACTTAGGTAGATATTTAACGGGCCTGCGATGAGTCCTTTTGCAGTTGCAACTATACCCAAATCCCAAGGCGGTGTGTCCAATAAGCAACATACATCCCTTACTCCAACATCGAGTCTGGATTGGTTACCAAACCTAGACATATTCTGGTAGAATAATTCTCTGTGGAAAAAAAGGTGCGTTATTTACAGACAAATTTTCCAAAGAAAGGCTAGTAAAGGAAAGGATACTTTAAAACGTACCGTCTAGTAACGGTCAAATTTTTCAAAAGTAATTCATGTACTTTTGTAAGGACgaatacaattatattaaaacggGATTTATCTTCCACACTCGAGTAACACAACTTTGTAGTTTTAGCTTCGTGTAAGGTTTTTAATGTGAccctaaaaaatttataaattacactcatttacagtaaaaatatgaagttataaataaattcattcaatacacttttttatagtaaaaaaatgacACACCAAGCAGATTATCCAACTGATTGTTAGTGAAAATCTGCTTCTATAAACAgatcagggcatgcaaggaacacatttACCTACAAAGTGCAACCCTGCGTccatctaaattcaaattcaaaattcatttatttcaagtaggcctaattaataagcacttatgaaacgtcaagtctgtttgtagtgactctaccaccggttcggaaggcagattccactgagaagagccggcaagaaactcagcagattgctcttttcaaacataactttaaagtttaacaatctttagaatttttctgctttgtgagagatgagagcggagtggcctgcttccaagcagccttgtcgtttaggaattcatcaatcgtgtagtaaatCGTCTagtattaccttcggtatcatgttataaaagcatatacccatccccacaaaggatttctgtacttttctcagacgatatgcagatatcactaatttatgtacgtttctagtaagtcgactgtttatatcgactttttgtttataattacttatgttttgtataataaagataatattattataaatatactgcggCATCATCAACCTGAtgcttaggtgttaagcctcacgtgcctgtaataacacagGCAaccaaacaactcttcagaaaaCAACACACTAATTGagccagaaataagcatggcgtcgGACTTCCCCGAACGAGTTCTAActcaaaaagctttactaataCTAAATTCCCGTCTATCATAAAGAGACATAAGATCATATGATCTAGTCAATTTGGGATGAGTAATATTAAAGAATCTGACCGGTCCAAATCATAGATACAATTGCTCCACAGCCTTTGGTTTCTTATAATCAGTTTAGGCGAACCATCACTTTCAGCGCTATTGTTAATATTGCCCAATATCTCCTCAACTTTCTTGATAATACAATTTCTAGATTGTTTCGCTTGTATTGCCAATGTGTTATCTGTTTTTCCTGAaactgtattaataaaaattatatcccattttaaatttcgtagtATTTACAGTTAAATCGAGAATACATTTAGGGTACCCTTGACATCGAAAGACTTCTTCAAAAGTTGTTGAACCTCGGtaaaaagtaatttacgttcTGGCAATATTGATGTAGATCCTACCACTTCTTCTCTGctgtatagtatatttatcgcTGAAACTAGCTTAGGATCTTGTTTGTAAGAAGATATTGATGACGACATTAAGTCTATTCTCAGCTTCAATGCGTCTTTGTTCATTAACTCCATTCTGAAAAAACACACTGGTTGATGTCTCAAACCTTTCAAAACAACTATAATTGACAAACAAATCCGATAAAGCACCATTAAAATGAACCACCGGCAAAAGTAGTAATGATCCCTACCTACCTAGTGGCGAGATGTTTATCAACCGCAAACAATAACAGCCACACAAAACGGAGCTCGTAAAAGGGCCAGGAGACAATAGGGCAGCTCCTCAAGTTTTTACGGCGAAGTCGAGCGAAGATGCGAACGAGACAAATTC
This Pararge aegeria chromosome 3, ilParAegt1.1, whole genome shotgun sequence DNA region includes the following protein-coding sequences:
- the LOC120637418 gene encoding meiotic recombination protein SPO11, whose amino-acid sequence is MELMNKDALKLRIDLMSSSISSYKQDPKLVSAINILYSREEVVGSTSILPERKLLFTEVQQLLKKSFDVKGKTDNTLAIQAKQSRNCIIKKVEEILGNINNSAESDGSPKLIIRNQRLWSNCIYDLDRVTLKTLHEAKTTKLCYSSVEDKSRFNIIVFVLTKVHELLLKNLTVTRRELFYQNMSRFGNQSRLDVGVRDVCCLLDTPPWDLGIVATAKGLIAGPLNIYLSDGTVVDCMMSGGTLIPQDIKGINEFKSTAKYILVVEKDAIFQKLLDEGALTRLGPVIILTGKGYPDVCTRQILCRLVKELRLKALALVDADPHGYEIFLTYKYGSLAQSHLSDSLACSSLLLLGVRHHDVMTLAPKETQLCLTQLDKRKLTSLIKRPYLNTPVGARIKSDLEVMLAHGVKAEIESVAATAAALCDSYVPSKLIQGDHLG